The sequence below is a genomic window from Nilaparvata lugens isolate BPH unplaced genomic scaffold, ASM1435652v1 scaffold9253, whole genome shotgun sequence.
acaaaataataataatattatcattatgtgCCCTCCTTTGAGACTCGGACGACATTACACAAAGTCAGGATCATATACCATGGTTCTGAAAATTAACAAAAACGTCACATTTAGGCAAATCTAGTTTATAGCTATGAGGCAACGTTTCATCTAAACGGTAAAGTCAATCGACATAATGTTTGTAGAATAGGGGAAAGAATGCTCTCATCAAACAGAAGGTATGAACGAGATTCAGTAGGGTATCAACGAGATTCACCCTCCATTCGCATACATGATAGTTGCCTCATCGCTATCAATGAGATTAGCATAAAGTAacgatttttgaaaatttcaaaaacaatgatGAACCCAATACTTTTTTGTATGTGTCGAAGCACAAAAGAAGGCAAACTTGATGTTTCTGTGAGTAGTTTGATGTAAAATGCTTTGTGtgcagttttttttaaatactacGAGTGTTTGAAATTGGGGACATTCATTTGATTTAGGCTTACTATAAATTATGTACTCACCTTCATGTTCCGGACACGTTTGATCTGATATCAGCATGTGATCCCAAATACCGAGAGATTCCAAGAACCTTTGTGATCCTGGACTCAAGGCAGAGACCGGTTACTAAATTTTTCGGATTGGTAAAACGGATTCGGAGCCTTTTCGATAAGTAACACTTTCAAATCTTGCAGTAAGGGAGATTTAgctggaaaaaatcaagtttcTATGGTAGATTCAGGTAAGTATTTCAATTCTAAAACCCTCATAAAGGCATAAGCCCTGAGGAGAGCCACCAAGCTTAACAGCTGTGAAAGTTATAAATGAGAGATATATTACTTCAAATCATGACTATTGGAGAAAATAATTGAGtaataattgtagaaaataattaattgctTGATTGACATCCAACAGCAAACTCAGTGAAGGCAGAGTTTAAGGTAAACATTCACATTCTCATTAGACAACTAATCTACTAAATCAGAAGCGTTCTTAAAATCTGGAAGACAAGAATCACTATTCTACTCCAGATTTAGAACAAAATTGCAACCATAAATTTGATCTTGAAGGTTAAACTAAAATTGCCAACTCTATCAATTCAATCTAACGTGAGCATGTTGTTGGCTTATTAAATctagatttgaattattttcagtgCAAATGAATGATTCAAAAATTAACATTGATTGTTGcttacatgcaagtcacaacatttttcattggcacattccagattttgtttttggctCATGCATGTTTTGACGTAAATTATTTGTGCCCATACATGCGCAATTATTGTGTTAGGCTGTAGGCCTATAAGCTTACCATTTCTGGTGAAATAAATCCAAtgcattcaattttgaaaataacaatgtataGCATCTCTTTCCTTAAATGAATGTAATAGcatgaaataattgaagtttTGGCAAAAGTCTAGCCAATGAGCGACCGctgttatctcagttattattgaagatatcgactcTTTTATTTATGAAAGAGGGGGAAAAATAAAGCGCTCTACTTAGTCTATTTCGATACAGTTTGAGGTGTAATTTGTATTCTCCATTCCGTAGAATTTTCCCCTTCATTTATGAAGAAATTtaacaatgaaaatcaaatagTATTTGAAATTACTACTTAAACTTTCTAAGTTATATACCTAAAAAAACATGAGTAATCAAAAATCATTATTGAAGCTGATAGCTTCTATTTGCCAAATTTTAGTTGATAATGCTGTCGTCAAAACATATGAAATGACTTTTTTTCGAAATATTAGGTACTGTTGCTACATGTTCAGTTGTCGGACTTCcaaaaaataatatgcttttctGCTatggcacgttaaactgtcagtCCCGACTGAAGtctatgacagtcgtaaggcctaccaaccaaaaatttgatgacaggtattttgGCACTGGGCGTAGTACACTTTAGCCCAGTTGGGTGTTTGATTCAatgttaatattaaaaatagctgTTTGAAAACTAACCTTATGTAATAGCGATTTTCATTAATTCCAATTAAAATTTTGAGCTTATCACTTGAAAAACATTTGAAtgctattttttcaataaaaggtgtaagtgcacgtccagtgccaacatacctattatcaaatttttggttgggatcgatttagtatgttattttgagcccaaaatcacaaaaattaaacggcgctcactattgtttttttaataaactaagttcaaagtagcacaattttacatgcatttacctatgagtagcagccatttgattattgaaatcatcaattatgatattcctaatctgagttttcctaacccaattttttcctaacctaagctttcctaacataaagcttttcctaacctacagcttttcctaaacttagctacttatggttgctacttataggttaagttctgctactttgaacttagtttattttaaaaacaatagtgagcgccgtttaattattgtgctcaaaataacatactaaatcgatcccaaccaaaaatttgatgacaggtatgttggcactggacgtgcactttagcccttaaaaataactgagataacagCGGATGCTCACCGGCTTGACTTTAGCCGAAATgtgtttcaatttttcaatagcaCAACGTGCTATGAAATGttttaagtttaaatgtttaacaATGCTATGAAGTAATGGATTCAAATTAGAATTTCTCACCTAGTGCACAGGCAGTAGATGAACCAATCATTCCACCTCCAGATATTATAACGTCAAAATCATCACTTTTAAAATTCTTATTTGGTTTACATAGCAAAGCTGATGTTCCAAATCGTCTAATTGCAAAAGTTGACATTGCCATGTTGTTGATATCTCGACAAATTTGTTAAACTGGAAGATCACAATTGGAATTGCTTTATCACTATTGTTAACAATTCATATTGTAATATAAGTGTAACAGTATCTAATTGTGAGCTGTGTctgatattgaaataaaaatataactagcAAGAAAAGAGAAACAGAAAGTAAACACGTGAGATACCAGTAACAGACAAGATGTGAAGATGATTGAAGCAGACTGCTTCAAGCAGTGTACCAGTCCCAGTGTAGCCAATAAACAAAATGTGTAATTCTGTGACTGGATCAGCTGACagtcaatttttataataattatcatgagttctattaaatttaatacCAAAGCCACTTAATGATATGATGCAAACATTTTCTTAGAAatagatattcattttataCTGATATATGCTCATTCTACattgatatgaaaattcattcaagaGGAATTTTTGAGCGCTCTGCCAGCACaccttaattttttagaaattgaaattcCTCGTAAAGAGAGTAGACGATTATCAGTtattttgaaaagggtactctatagtgaggtccacgttataatggcatggaaaaagataggagaacagcgatgctgattctctgccagattatatttctaaattgttgaatAATGATCTGATagcgttgcggagctagaaatgGTTAACGCTATCTGCTATGTATAATGATAGACacggatagcaacaccaatgttaatcaaatactgacattataacgtggaccttactatagtattGGTATTCTATACTATTCTCAATAGTATTCTATATTCACCTTGGAGTTGACTATATTATCTGGCATTTCCTTTATAAAGACGTAGTATTATGTCCAGTGATGGCTCCACGTTGttgtgtgggggggggggggttcatGGCTCCCCGGAGAGCTTGAGAAATCTCATATTTCATAcatgattctattaaatagaTCATagcttgaatttcattttttgctaaaataataataaaattcaatattcattgataatatatttgtagCCTGTTTTATACAAGAGATTTCTGagatttcaatcaattctgtgAATTCATGTATGCGATAGGGAAAATGATTCCTACCATTTCTAAGTAGGATTCAGGTGAGTCTTGAACTTAATACCAAAAAAGTCCATCCAGGACTGTAGATCCTGATAAAGTAGAGTAAAGTTGTTCACCAGAACCTTGAACTTATATCATTATTCAGATACCGGTACTCCCGTCGTAGAGAAGGGCCTCGTATATTGCATAAGACAATCTCAGCCACAAAGCTTTGAGATCGGCGAAACAAAAGCAAATATCCATGTTTCTCTACATGGaaaaataatactaatataAAAAGCAATAACCATTCTGATCTTGATAGATGCGATGAAGCATGAAGCACATGATTTGCCCCGCTCTGCTATAGCGTTTTACTAATAGCGCAGAATTTGATGCGTTCTCCTTTGGGAATACGATATTGGATCACGGCGGTTTTGTGAAAAACATATTGTGTGCCAGTCACGGCGAAATCGCAGTATATGCTCCTTGTGATAGCTTGCTTTGCTAGGATGAGGGGTGGGGAGCCATCTGTCAAAGTCTGAGGATTTTTTCGACTGACAATATCTCAGGACAATCTAATGTATTCGTCGATTCCAGACACTGAAATATTGCCGCAAAAGCTATGACTGATTGAGAGCAATCACTCTGAAGTGTAGGGATGAGGCTCACGTGATACCGCCGGTTGCCCGAAGAATTGGGATTGTATATTGCATTGAAGGTCCAGATTTGTGTGAGTTTTGGtgataaaaatgaaaggtaCTGTACGGTACATTATTGGGAATTCAATTGGTGATTTCCACATTTTCCTCTGCAAAACTTATGGTGGAGACtcatttatttccaataatatatcTCTAAAGCTCGCACAATATTTTCTCTAAACCTTTCTGTTTTTTGTTATATACTTGGAATTCGGAAATATATGCACAAGGAACAATAGAATCATGCTTGAAAAAAAGATCATTATTAGTTTATTAGGTCTAATagcattatcatcaatttatttgatgatattatatatttaaataattcaagacGGCTGGAAGATGATAGTCCCATCAAAACGGATGGTGATTTATAGTTGTCCTATCGTAAGAAAAATTCAGTAACGTTGCTTCTGATTTGGCCAGCAGTCCAGTGAAAATCGATAAAAATATAGACTTTTCGATTTTAGTAGATAACTTACGTTTTCCTCTTTGTAACGATGTATAACAATATGTATTTATCATCGTTTGTTGATGAGAAAAAGCAACATATGTGTCAAATTTTTCAGCACCGGCATTGAATGTAAGTTTTTAGTAAAAGAAATTTTCGCAAGCGATTATCTCAAAAACCtttttttttaactttatgTAACTTTTCCTCAAAAACCCTCCATGTCACAGTAATGACATTTTACAGAGCCATCAATATGATTTAGATGAGCATTTTAACTAGAGATTATTGAAATATACTAATTGATTCACATTTTATGGTCAATTTTGGGTAAAATTATTAACTTTTTATAaggattttcataaaaaaatcataacttttCTATAAGGTGATATAAACTGGTTAAAATCTCCATAATATAACTAAGAAACAGTGAGTCAAAATTCGTGTATGTAGCTAGAATGGTTTCTGAGAAAAAGGTTCATAAGCAAACATTGCAGAAAATGGGGAAGACTGCTGGCCTTGATGACAGTTTTACGAGAACTCCACTACATAATATTCTATCATCTGTCGGTCCAAGTTCTCATCAAAAATATACGCTCTACACATTAAACCAAAGTCTCggattcaagctgcagaaata
It includes:
- the LOC120349304 gene encoding ubiquinone biosynthesis monooxygenase COQ6, mitochondrial-like; this translates as MAMSTFAIRRFGTSALLCKPNKNFKSDDFDVIISGGGMIGSSTACALAKSPLLQDLKVLLIEKAPNPFYQSEKFSNRSLP